DNA sequence from the Bombus vancouverensis nearcticus chromosome 8, iyBomVanc1_principal, whole genome shotgun sequence genome:
ttcttgaaatttatatttgtatgttTGTATATTTGTATGTTTTAGATTTTTCAGATGTATGGAGTTAATTAACGTATATCCAAAAGGAGAATGAGCAAATATAGTatgattgaaaattaatttatgcCATGAGCAAGCAGTTTCGAAAACTATGCTTAAATTGGCGTTATtttaatatacgtatattaaaattattatttttatacgttACTGCCAATTTTAAATATACAGGTGTTGCAATTATAATATGatagtattattataatatgatgGTATTGCTAAAAAATAAAAACCATTAGGAATATTAGAAAAAATTTTTGCACATAGAAAATCTactatatgaatatataaaaatatttatagacttatattttgtaaatatatgtaatttattgTATGTATAAGGAACAGGGATGTTATCATAAATTGTATTTTACTTACTGATAAACAAgcaattttttagaaataagCTCCAGTtactttagagaataaagaaagtaaagaaaaaaCAAGTTTAATATTGTATATTCATTTCTTCACTAGTGTTTCTTACGCTTCTGTTTCTATATTAAATTcctaaaatttctaataattgaaATACTCAGTATTAAAGTAGGATTAAAATAAGATaactaatataatttttaataaattgttatttatttttattctacatgaTACTTTAGATTCTTTTAACTTTTGGGTTTGAGCCGCAAGCAATGCGATCGTGCTGTTTAGATTTTGTATCGAAAAAtcccagtacatttgaacgctacgaACGCCTGACGGTATTtggtatttcattgttatcttctcaataatttttattgaacaaaacttgaaatatttataaactaatagtacgcatatataataatatagatgtatttcataaaaataacaaatatgatgAGCGCTATTACGCCGTTTGTTTCTCTTCGTAAACGATTAGGACAAGCGCTATCGCGCTGTTAGGGATTTTTCGACCCTGTTTTTTCAAAGACTACTGGGATTCAAACGGTTAATTATAATACAAGAATCTTACTTTTTCTTACCCTCCTCTATCTTCATCTGTTTCACATCTGTCATCACGTGAAAGagtttataatttgttaaaatattttctgaaacagttattaatattatattttaagtaTTTAAATAGGATTTAGGGAATACAAATTTACTTTAGTAATACTGTATTATCATTTTATATCTAAAAACATATTCTTACCTACTATTTGTTTATCTATTTGATACTCTTGGGATATTCTTTTTATAGAGTATTCTACTGCATTTTCTTGATGTTTAGtcaaaaatgttactacttcttTTATGGTACATTTACCCTTCCGAGGAACAAGCGATTCATAAAATTCATCTAAAGAATATTGACTTCTATCCTGTGGTAATGGCCTAGATGAGGCTTGTGTTGGTTCAAtctagtaataaaaaaaaaatttatttcataatagttacaaataaataaatacatccaCAAAAGATTTCTAAATGAAATATACCTCTGGATCTTTGGACTGAACGAAGACACTCTTTAAACGATCATTTAATTCATGGTCCTTTTTGTACTGAGTGTCTTTCAAATTAGGTTTTACTAAAATAGAAATAacttttaaaaatgtaaaaagctATTATTACATGATATAGAAAATGACTAATTCTTAAAACTGGTACtcttgtttaaaaaaaaaaaacaaaattttataacatACAACTTTATCTCACATTTTGCCATGCAAAAGCTATAATTAAATAACCTATATCACTTAAGTTTAAGCTAcgtgtaaaaaaataaaaataattgttttatttcttttaccTCTGTAAATTCTATTATTTCTATTCTATCTGTATCTATATCTATTTccaaaaattcttttattttcaattcTAACAAAAATGttaatctaaaaaatataaaacttgaaaTAGAATTTGAGAAAGAAATTTACATTTATCTACAACTTCTCTTTGTCTCTGTACTGATGGATATTCAGGAGCAGGAATTGGCTTCTCCTTATCAAGAATACGTGCTGTACGATTTTCAATGTTAAATGAACGAATTGGTCGCGTAATATAAGAGTACACTTTTCCCATTtctataacaaaaaaagaatatttaatatatatcgcTAAAAGTATAActtaaattgtattttatatacatatatatttaaaaaaaacggAACAATTTTAAAGAAGTTATTGTGTTTTCATACCAACTTTTTGGTTAATATTCTTGTTTATACCAGATTCAATACTTTGATTTCTAtgcaataatattattttatttgatgaaagtaaatctaaatattaaattacaaaacgaatatttttatttcaagttGTAAAGATATTATTAGAAGTTACTATTGCGCTACTCAGAACATTTATTACTTTGTGACCACATGGTTATAGTTAAGACAAAAGTAATTTTTTTGTTACTGACTTTGTTCTATACTGTTTGGACGTTATTTGGTAACAAAGTTCCAACACATTtctcaaatgaaattatacattttgatattatacatattttgcaataaaaaaatatttctacaaaAATGCATAAAACATTGAATACTATTGGTGAAAACTAGAAATCAGAAACGTTGTTGATAGGTTATTAAcaatataatacgtataatttaattttctattagGCCATTCAGTACTTAACATtccattatttgaatattaACTATGAAACAAAAAAGGCAAAAATCAAGTATATAATAAGTTTATAGTCATATAAATGTTTGATATAGATATTTAATTTACGCAGGTTAGAAAAGttaggaaaataaaattttatgtgTTTACGAACACACCTATCCGCCATTAACGGGACGAGTTTCGGAACGTTCAGTAAAATTAGTTGCATGCAGGTTCTCGTGAAGACGCGCTGAAAAGAAACATACCGTATGTGTCAACGATTTTCTAATATACCAGTTAAATGTGataatttatgtaaaatataaaattaatagttCAAGATTTATCGATAACGAGTCACCGTAATATGATTTGCACAGAAATAGATTAGAACGTAACTACGTGTTCAACAGCTTACGCGTAACCGCCAAAATTACGGACAGAAACGCCATCTTGTGCAAAGATGTTGACATTTTactaaattaagaaaaattacaTGATCGCTATTTTGTTCGAGTCCTACGACTCGATTTTCAGtatttagaaatataaaaaaatgctAACTTCATGTATTAATTGATCCATCGACCAGTTTTGTCAATAATAAGGTGATAATGATGTTGCTAGCGGAAAATCGCGTTAAAGAATTAGCCTCTTGTGTATATCTTTGTGTTTACAAACACAGAACAGACTAAACTCCTTTAGCCAATTTTACTGATATAACACAATTTTGTTTGCAGAAAAGGACATAACACAGGTTAAAAATGTTTTACGCTCATTTCGTGTTGGCCAAAAAAGGGCCGTTAGCACGTATTTGGTTAGCCGCTCACTGGGATAAAAAATTGACGAAAGCCCATGTATTCGAGACGAACATTGAAAAATCTGTAGATGGTATATTACAGCCAAAGGTATTTATAAAATAcgccttttttaatttttatgtatatgaacttataaatttctaatattctTGTTATGATTCTAGATTTATGACAATATGAATTTTATGTTTTTTTAGACATTACGTAAGATCTTTTATAGTAGAGTGttacttaaatatatattatctaaaTCTCACAGatttttgttcattttattctattttctagaatacaatatttttttatgaaaagaattcttaatatttctataaaatatatggTTTTTATTTTTTGTGTCACTATTTTATTATAGGTAAAAATGGCTTTAAGAACATCTGGTCATTTATTGTTGGGTGTGGTACGTATATATTCAAGGAAAGCTAAATATCTCTTAGCCGATTGTAACGAGGCCTTTGTCAAAATAAAAATGGCCTTTAGGCCTGGTATGGTAGATTTACCAGAAGAACATAGAGAAGCTGCTGTAACAGCTATAACATTACCTGAAGTGTTTCATGATTTTGATACAGCAATGCCAGAATTAAAGTAAATATATAAGAATTAAATAGAAACTTTAATGAAgataattacataaaaataaaagcttattctataaatattgttatttaatacTAATGCTATATTTCAGAGATGTTGACATTGAAGCACAATTTAGTTTAAACCAGTCACGAGCGGAAGAAATCACTATGAGGGAAGATTATGGCAGTTTAGCTTTAGTTACGCATGATCAAGGATTTGGTGACATGAGTTTTGATGCTGAACCTCCAGAATTGTTAAGACATGCTGGTGCTGTAGAACCATCATTAGATCAGGTATGTTTTGTCACTTTAACATGTTGACATTTTATATGAAGAATAAAATCTATATTCATTTTTCAGACTCATATGTTGTTCACTGATGGACCAGGGATCGAAGCAACTTTagagcaaaaggaaaaagaaccagtACCAGGTCCATCGGTAACAGCGCAAGCTATGGATATAGATATGCCAATTAGAGATGATGGTTTTGGTGGTCATCTTGGTCAAGATATTATATGTAAGCAACTTACAttaatatatgtaattgaaatgataattatatttataacaagctttatttctttatttagctGGTGGGTTGTTTGAGGGTGGTTTATTTGATGAAGCACCAATGGGTGAAGTACCTGTACCTGAGGTGAGTGCAGTAGCAGAAACACAAGAACCTGGTGTAGTTTCTGGAGGTCCACCTTCTGTGCATGATGAATCAGAAGAAGAAATGGGAGATCGTTTTGGAGGTCCACCATCTCCCATGGATGGAATGaggtaattaataaattgtattttacacattcaaaatttatattaaataaatgtatgtatatatcataTTAAATTTAACATTTTCTGTATAGTACTGACGAATCCAGACCCGTTTCTCCAGCTGCACCTGGTGAAGAAATTGAAGGAAGAATAAGTGTTGCCAGTCGCCGTTTCACTCCTGCTCCACCCAATGTCCCTGAAGAACGTCCAATGGAACCTATGGAAGAAGCTCCACCTCTACAGGATCAAACTACGTTATTACATGATGAAGAAGAGAGTTTCGCTCTCGCACCTGTTGATACATCTGCCTTAAAAGGTTTgtgatattatattttatttcagttgtgatattaattgttataatctaattttaataaaattaataggaTTTACAAAAGCAAAACGCAAGCGTAAACTCATTGTGGATGAGGTAAAAAATATCTCTGGTGAAGAAATGAAAGCACAATTATCAGATATTAGTGACATTATTACTACATTAGATTTGGCACCACCTACGAAAAGATTAATGCATTGGAAAGAAACTGgtggagtcgaaaaattgtttgcTTTACCAGGAAGACCAATACCAGCACGTGTATTATTTAAGGTaatgtatttcatatttaataatcatcaagtatgtatgtatctgccatttaaaaaaaatataattttattttctaacaaTATAGAATTATCAACGACATTTAACTAGCAAGTCTTACGATCATGAGGACTTTGGACGTTTAGTAGGTGAAGAAGAAGGCATGCCTTTAGAACAAATGAGAGAACCTGCAGAACCTGATTCGTATGAACAAACTATTCTCAGTAAACGCATGGCTCGCAAACGAAAAGCACCAGCGGATGAAGAGGTACatcatattgtttatttttaaatctttcttCTATTATAAAACCTCTTTTTTAAAACTGTATGAGtttattaatgtattttattatttttagataaGGCCACCACCTCCAGCGCCAGCACCTCCTCCAATAGATGTTGCCCCTGAAGCAATGGATGTTCCTAGTATAGTCCCCCAACCAAGTCTTCCCTCTGCAGAATCACCAGTACCTCAACCTGAGATGTCTTTACCAACTGAATCATCAGTATCTGAAATTAGTGGTATTGTGCCTCCTATTGAAGAAGCGGATATGGTTCCTGTAGTTCCCGAAACATCTTTAATTCCTTCAGAAATTCCTGAAATTCCTCCTAATGAAGCTATTACTGCATCTGAAGAACCAGTTGTTCCACCTACACTAATAGAACCAGAAGTCGTTCCTACACCTGTTGAAATGCCACAAATGGAAAATATGGGCTATGATCAGGTTAATTTTATTCcttagatatatataaatatatgatattatatTACGCAGATATTAACGAATTTGAATATACATAGGCGCAATCTCAAGTACCCTATATGGGATATGATGAACATCATCAACCACCCCACACACCAGCTGTATCAGAAAGAGGACCAGCAACGCCATGGAATCATGAAGATTATGAATTTCCACCATCTGTAGGTCCTGTACGTATAAtgtttatttacttatattaaattataatacattcgAAGCAactaaatgtataatataatcttttaCTTTTCTAGCAAGAAGAACAACAAATAGATGAAACTTATGAACAGTTTGAAGAACGAGTTCTTAATAAGAGAGCATCACACATGTATCATGTTATCAAAAGTAAACTAGACACCAAAGATAGATTGACACTATCAGAAATGGCATATAAAAACAATCGTAAGCAGGTTTGTATTCTAGCAGAACttataattgtataattgtaATACAATTGTAGAAATTTAATTCATGTTATTATTGATTCATTCTTTTAGGTTGCGCAAAAATTCTACACATTATTAGTTCTAAAAAAATTCCAAGTATTAGAGCTCAATCAAGACCATCCATATACTGAGATTGTAGTCAGTAAAGGACCAAAATTTGAGAATCCTGCATTATAAAATTGCTATAGGTATTTCTTACCATACATTTATTGTTAAAAAATGATGGAGACAGAGAGGATTGTAGCTATTTTTAATCATACATAAAATAAGCGATTTATCTAAATTCTTTTGAAagataaattgtaaaataatatataaagctATTATAACTCTTTGGGAATATCTGCATAAGAcaaaagaattttataaatcatGTTTTAAAGTCCTGATTCAGGAATGTATACGTTTTGTATAAATCAAAGTAGAATTATTTTGGACCTTCTGTATCTTTATTgtgataaaaaaatttaatcaaagatacgCAAATATATTACCATTGATAAATGTTTTACATTGGCAAAAAATCAATTGTcttcattaaatttattatcaatCCGAACAGggtttgtatataatattaatatgtagtaaaaatatattttatatcttaatatttacaaacaaCTTTGAGTCTATACTGCAGGATGGTCCAAAATTACTAATAATTGTGTAagataatttatgaaattatgataaaaagcattttgttaaaaatttcataaaatgaaattatttgtgatTTAAATCGAtgtattattttcaaatttctcaagcttaaaaatatcaaatgcttcaataatttttttttattagcatACTTACACATTAATGCTATTATAAACAATTATTAATGGAAGAATCAAGGGAATGTTTTACGGATAATGCTTTTATGTATTGCAGTCATACTTTAGAATCAATAGTGTGATTAAGTTATTTTTCAGAgatctatataaatattatttactattatattttgtttaaacTCGATATAATCTGTATAGTTACTTTTCCGTATAAATTACTGCAAATTTATGATCTTCTATAGTTTATATTTACACTGTGAACGACATTCCAAAGAGCATTGATTTAATAGTCTCGCTTTTTTGTGTGTTTCAATCTTtttattgtacaattttttcattatattttgaagaaaacgtattaattatataaaaaagaaataaaaattgtttgacCCTACtattttttcaaagaaaatagCGTTATGGTTAGTGCTTTACTCCGACCATAAAAAAATgttcaataatttattgttatatatgtataccagTTCCATGGAATACATGTGTtaaatcatatttaaaaaaagtactatattttatcaaattaacATGTCTaaaatttctcgaaaacgaTCATATAACATTGTAAATATACATGCACAGCAAATAACATAACTATCATTACGCACGTAATGGCGTTTAAGGCGTATCATGAAAAAAATCGACTGCTATACCATATACTTAAAATGCCTGATTGTAAATAGTCTCATGATTCACTAATTAATATACAtctgtttataaaataaaaaaaagatttctgaaatattttctttaaaatttgAACCCTAAAGTACATATCatataatacttaaaaatattaattattttccatTAATAAACTGTTACAtgtgtaaaaatttattaaatttgaagattaaaattaattttaagatCTTTTTGCTTTAATACATGCCGTGTACGATATACACATGACGTGTTTATGCATTAAATGCTTTTTTATAACAGGTGTATTCGTTGTATTGAATATAtctaaaattgttattttaagTTAACAAATTCCCTTTCCGATATGACTATACTTAGTTTTCGAAAATTGCACTTTGAATGATGAACAGCATATTATATATACCTTCAAAATCCcgccattttttaaatattaaacatatttCACACTGATATGATAAATTTTACATGAACTATAAAATTTGTTATGTTTCCAATATTTTAGTATGTTCTCCTATTATTATTTAAAGcgtgaaatatatacacaatatttttatatgtgaaagctttattttatttattaccagCAAATTCATTCATGAGcgttaatattaaattgtaatCCTTATTACTTAAATTATGAAATAGTATTTGAAGTGAAGAATAATTTAATCTTTCTGGTATAACAAATCATGGGAAAAAGatgtgtaaacccattttaatTCTACTCTTCCAATTCACCAGATTCCATTGCTTCGCGGTATGATTTATCCTTCGTACGTTCTGGATCTAGTTTAATCATATCATCGATTCTAAGGATAGTTATCGCTGCTTCCGTGGCAAATTTCAAAgattttattttcgaaattgCTGGTTCTAATACCCCAGCTTTTTTGTTATCTTTAATGGTACCTTCAAGCAAATCTAGACCAACcctataaaagaaaattaatattgctttacattatcattaaagtatgtaaaataaatgttatcatgtaatatttattttaaaatattaccaCTTTAGATCAGCAAGATCTGCTTTTGTTTGACTGGAATTGTGATAAGCACGTAATTTTGCAAC
Encoded proteins:
- the LOC117164788 gene encoding NADH dehydrogenase [ubiquinone] 1 alpha subcomplex assembly factor 4, with translation MGKVYSYITRPIRSFNIENRTARILDKEKPIPAPEYPSVQRQREVVDKLKPNLKDTQYKKDHELNDRLKSVFVQSKDPEIEPTQASSRPLPQDRSQYSLDEFYESLVPRKGKCTIKEVVTFLTKHQENAVEYSIKRISQEYQIDKQIVENILTNYKLFHVMTDVKQMKIEEGKKK
- the vtd gene encoding RAD21 cohesin complex component verthandi, whose protein sequence is MFYAHFVLAKKGPLARIWLAAHWDKKLTKAHVFETNIEKSVDGILQPKVKMALRTSGHLLLGVVRIYSRKAKYLLADCNEAFVKIKMAFRPGMVDLPEEHREAAVTAITLPEVFHDFDTAMPELKDVDIEAQFSLNQSRAEEITMREDYGSLALVTHDQGFGDMSFDAEPPELLRHAGAVEPSLDQTHMLFTDGPGIEATLEQKEKEPVPGPSVTAQAMDIDMPIRDDGFGGHLGQDIISGGLFEGGLFDEAPMGEVPVPEVSAVAETQEPGVVSGGPPSVHDESEEEMGDRFGGPPSPMDGMSTDESRPVSPAAPGEEIEGRISVASRRFTPAPPNVPEERPMEPMEEAPPLQDQTTLLHDEEESFALAPVDTSALKGFTKAKRKRKLIVDEVKNISGEEMKAQLSDISDIITTLDLAPPTKRLMHWKETGGVEKLFALPGRPIPARVLFKNYQRHLTSKSYDHEDFGRLVGEEEGMPLEQMREPAEPDSYEQTILSKRMARKRKAPADEEIRPPPPAPAPPPIDVAPEAMDVPSIVPQPSLPSAESPVPQPEMSLPTESSVSEISGIVPPIEEADMVPVVPETSLIPSEIPEIPPNEAITASEEPVVPPTLIEPEVVPTPVEMPQMENMGYDQAQSQVPYMGYDEHHQPPHTPAVSERGPATPWNHEDYEFPPSVGPQEEQQIDETYEQFEERVLNKRASHMYHVIKSKLDTKDRLTLSEMAYKNNRKQVAQKFYTLLVLKKFQVLELNQDHPYTEIVVSKGPKFENPAL